AACTCGCCTTCCAGGCCGAGGCGGCTGACAAAGAGGCTCCTGCGCTTGAGGTCGAGCGCGTCGAGCGTGTCGCAAATCGTGCCGAAGTTTCTATACGCCTTGAGAATCACGCTGTTGTCCGCTTGATCCAGATGCTTGCGCAGCGCATCTGCGGGCATGGTCCCGGGAAGGATGTGCAGGGTTTCTCCGGCCTCGGCGAGAATGGTTCCGGTTGCGGCGGCAGCCTGCTGGAACGAGGTGATGCCGGGGATGATTTCGACCCGCTGTTCCGGGCGAAGCTGTCTCACCTTTTGCAGCACATAGCCGAAGGTGCTGAAGAGCAGGGGGTCGCCCAGCGTGACCAGGGCCACGTCTTCGCCTGCGGCCAGGTGCTTGAGAATCGTTTCGGCATTTGCCGTCCAGGCCAGTTCCAGCGTCTCGGCGTTGCTCGTCATGGGAAATTGCAAACGCATTACCGCCGTATCCGGCTGAAGGTGCGGCCGGACGATGGATTCCGCCAGCGAAAAGCCGTTCTTGGTCGAAGAACTGGCAAAAATGCTCTCGACGCGGCCCAGGGTCTGCACGG
This portion of the Paucidesulfovibrio longus DSM 6739 genome encodes:
- the cobI gene encoding precorrin-2 C(20)-methyltransferase produces the protein MTEEYGILYGVGVGPGDPDLLTLKAVQTLGRVESIFASSSTKNGFSLAESIVRPHLQPDTAVMRLQFPMTSNAETLELAWTANAETILKHLAAGEDVALVTLGDPLLFSTFGYVLQKVRQLRPEQRVEIIPGITSFQQAAAATGTILAEAGETLHILPGTMPADALRKHLDQADNSVILKAYRNFGTICDTLDALDLKRRSLFVSRLGLEGELICRNLDQAPKNPHYLSLLLVKKNKN